The nucleotide sequence CACAAGTTCCAGTCGCAAAAAGGCGTCTCCCACCGCGTGCCGTGGAGCCAAGGCATCCTGAAACTGGCCAAGTGGTTCTTCTAGGCGATAGAGAAACAACCGACGACGAGGACGAGGACGACGACGAGGACGAGGAGTCCCTGCTCGCCAGGCCTCATGGCGACCCCGATAAAACCGGTGTCGCCATGCCACCCACCCATCCATCCAAGCATCCATCCATCCATCCATCCATCCAATCTTCATTCTTCCACCTTCCATTCTTCCATTTCGCCCCCGTTTCGTGCATAATGAACCTTTGGGTGAGACCTGATTTCTAGGGAGTTCAGACCGTGGCTGACAAGGATGTTGAAAGACCTGATTCGGACGATCAGGACGCGAACGAGCAGGATGCGACCCCTCCGGCCGACGCCGACGCCGGCGCCGGCGAAGAAATACTGGGCGTGCAGCCTCGCGTGCCGCGACCGGCCGTCATGTTCGCAAATGAGCGCATCGACGATCTTCCCATCGAAGACGAGATGCGAGACAGCTATCTGACGTACGCCGTCAGCACCATCGTCGACCGGGCGCTGCCCGACGTGCGCGACGGGCTCAAGCCCTCGCAGCGCCGCGTGCTGGTGGCGATGCACGACCTGAACCTCGGTCCGCGCAGCAAGCACCGCAAATGCGCCAAGATCGCCGGCGACACCTCCGGCAACTACCATCCCCACGGCGAAGGCGTCGTCTACCCCACCCTGGTCCGCATGGGCCAGAGCTGGAACATGCGATACCCGCTCATCGACCCGCAGGGCAACTTCGGCTCGATCGACGGCGACCCGCCGGCCGCCATGCGATATACCGAGGCCCGCACGACGGCCGTGGCGACCGAGATGATGCTCGACATCGAGTACGACACCGTCGACGTGCAGCGCAACTACGACGACACGCGCAACGAGCCGATCGTGCTGCCCAGCAAGTTTCCCAACCTGCTGGTCAACGGCAGCCAGGGCATCGCCGTGGGCATGGCCACGAGCATTCCCCCGCATAACCTGCGGGAGGTCTGCGACGCCCTGGTGCATCTGCTCGAACATCCCGATGCGACGGTCCAGGACCTCATGCAGCACGTCAAAGGCCCCGACTTCCCCACCGGCGGAATGATCTGCGGGCGGCGGGGCATTGTCGAAGGCTACACCACCGGCCGATCGAGAATCACCGTCCGCGGGCGCATGCACGCCGAGCAGACCCGCGGCGGAAAGACGCAACTGGTCATCACCGAGATTCCCTACCAGGTGCTCAAGACGACGATCATCGAGCGCGTGGCCGACGTGGTGAAGGAAGGGCGCATCCCCGACATCGTCGATATTCAGGACCACAGCGACCGCACCGGCATGCGGATCATCATCGAGCTCAAGAAGGGCGCCGAAACGCAGGTCGTCGTCAACCAGCTCTACCAGTACACCCCGCTGCAGTCGACCTTCAGCATCATCAACATCGCCCTGGTCAATCGCCTGCAGCACCGCACGCTGACCCTCAAGGACATGCTCGGGCAGTTCCTGCTCCACCGCCGCGAGGTCATCACCCGCCGCACGCGCTTCCTCCTGCGACGCGCCCGCCAGAGAGCCCACATCCTCGAAGGCCTCATCCTGGCCGTGGCCGACATCGACCGCATCATCGAGCTGATCAAGACCTCGCCCGACGTGCCGGCCGCCAAGACCGGCCTGATGGCCCTGGACCTGCGCCTGACGGAAG is from Planctomycetaceae bacterium and encodes:
- the gyrA gene encoding DNA gyrase subunit A, with the protein product MADKDVERPDSDDQDANEQDATPPADADAGAGEEILGVQPRVPRPAVMFANERIDDLPIEDEMRDSYLTYAVSTIVDRALPDVRDGLKPSQRRVLVAMHDLNLGPRSKHRKCAKIAGDTSGNYHPHGEGVVYPTLVRMGQSWNMRYPLIDPQGNFGSIDGDPPAAMRYTEARTTAVATEMMLDIEYDTVDVQRNYDDTRNEPIVLPSKFPNLLVNGSQGIAVGMATSIPPHNLREVCDALVHLLEHPDATVQDLMQHVKGPDFPTGGMICGRRGIVEGYTTGRSRITVRGRMHAEQTRGGKTQLVITEIPYQVLKTTIIERVADVVKEGRIPDIVDIQDHSDRTGMRIIIELKKGAETQVVVNQLYQYTPLQSTFSIINIALVNRLQHRTLTLKDMLGQFLLHRREVITRRTRFLLRRARQRAHILEGLILAVADIDRIIELIKTSPDVPAAKTGLMALDLRLTEEATVRQLLPESFVSVAGEQDQHLTGVQADAILSMQLQRLTGLEIEKLAANYSEMVEEIEGYERLLADDAMLVDVIREDIYEMKERYGDDRRTEIVGDVEDIDIEDLIAEEDVVVTVTHDGYIKRLPVTTYRRQGRGGKGVMGSDAKEGDFIQQLFIASTHDYLLIILNDGRMHWLKVYDIPSMARTSRGRAIVNLLEMQANESICAVVAVRDFEEDKFLVTATRHGEIKKTSLKAYANPRKGGIVATGLQDDDRVIGAAITHGGNEIVLGTADGQAIRFNEDDVRPMGRTAAGVRGIKLRDDDHVVDMAVVEPTASLLTVCENGYGKRTDFDEYRIQGRGGSGIINIKTTDRNGKVVAMKSIRDNDELMLITSGGMIVRTAVSELRSIGRATQGVRVIALKAGEKLVSVAQVVGEDSAQGELPLDAGEGEQAQLPLGAAEDDILPTEPPAEEEQ